The Burkholderia ambifaria AMMD genome has a segment encoding these proteins:
- a CDS encoding ISNCY family transposase produces the protein MAATERITMTMRELDRFKVIQDVADGKLKPWRAAERLELTTRQVRRLVARLREHGPAGLVSGHRSKPGNRRLDPGAADRVLSIIRHRYADFGPTLACEKLWECHGIRLAKETVRKLMTDAGLWIPRRQRPPKVYQPRARRACLGELIQIDGSDHRWFEERAPACTLLVYVDDATSRLMMLHFTQTESTFSYFEATRAYIERHGKPGAFYSDKASVFRNVKPGKTGNRVTPFGRAMYELNIDTFCANSSSAKGRVERAHLTLQDRLVKEMRLRGINTVADANAYAPSFMAAYNARFAKPPKSDFDAHRPLRADENLDLVLTWREPRKVTKSLTVQYDRVMYLLDDTPANRKLIDRQIEVWEYPDGRIEIRADGRVLPYRQYDRLAEIDQGAVVEHKRLSHVLQVAQALQAQRDNSRIGKAPSRTHRGDSTRTDRNEPHTGKKKQREITQTDVEHVIVDLAQRRQTAKPSDKPGRRSAKAGETNVSALPVQAPTFDTA, from the coding sequence AGGACGTGGCGGACGGCAAGCTCAAGCCATGGCGTGCGGCAGAACGGCTGGAATTGACGACGCGGCAAGTTCGCCGGCTGGTCGCCCGGCTGCGTGAGCATGGTCCGGCAGGTTTGGTGTCGGGACACCGATCGAAGCCCGGCAACCGTCGCCTGGACCCAGGAGCCGCCGACCGGGTGCTCTCGATCATCCGCCACCGCTACGCCGATTTCGGGCCGACGCTGGCCTGCGAGAAGCTATGGGAATGCCATGGCATTCGGCTGGCCAAGGAGACGGTCAGGAAGCTGATGACGGACGCCGGCTTGTGGATTCCGCGCCGGCAACGACCGCCGAAGGTCTACCAGCCGCGAGCGCGCCGGGCATGCCTGGGCGAACTGATCCAGATCGACGGCAGCGACCATCGATGGTTCGAGGAGCGTGCGCCGGCGTGTACGCTGCTGGTGTATGTGGACGACGCGACGAGCCGGTTGATGATGCTGCACTTCACGCAGACCGAATCGACCTTCAGCTACTTCGAAGCGACGCGAGCGTACATCGAGCGGCACGGCAAACCTGGGGCGTTCTATAGCGACAAGGCCAGCGTGTTTCGCAACGTGAAGCCGGGCAAGACCGGCAATCGCGTGACGCCGTTTGGCCGGGCGATGTACGAGCTGAACATCGACACGTTCTGCGCGAACAGCAGTTCGGCCAAGGGGCGCGTGGAGCGAGCGCACCTGACGTTGCAGGATCGATTGGTCAAGGAGATGCGATTGCGCGGGATCAACACGGTGGCCGACGCTAACGCTTACGCGCCCTCCTTCATGGCCGCCTACAACGCACGCTTCGCGAAGCCGCCGAAGAGCGACTTCGATGCGCATCGGCCGCTGCGGGCCGACGAGAATCTGGACTTGGTGCTGACGTGGCGCGAGCCGCGAAAGGTAACGAAGTCGCTCACGGTGCAGTACGACCGGGTGATGTATTTGCTGGATGACACGCCGGCCAACCGGAAGCTGATCGACCGCCAGATCGAGGTATGGGAGTACCCGGATGGGCGGATCGAAATCCGGGCTGATGGTCGTGTGTTGCCGTACCGGCAATACGATCGCCTGGCTGAAATCGATCAAGGTGCCGTCGTTGAGCACAAGCGTTTGAGCCATGTGTTGCAGGTCGCGCAAGCCCTTCAGGCGCAACGCGATAACAGTCGAATCGGTAAAGCTCCGTCTCGAACGCATCGAGGCGACTCAACCCGGACCGACCGAAACGAACCTCATACGGGCAAGAAGAAGCAACGCGAGATCACGCAGACCGACGTCGAGCATGTGATCGTGGATCTGGCGCAACGTAGGCAGACCGCAAAGCCCTCAGACAAACCTGGCCGCCGGTCTGCAAAAGCTGGAGAAACAAACGTGAGCGCCCTGCCCGTTCAAGCACCGACCTTCGACACTGCGTAA